The Apium graveolens cultivar Ventura chromosome 6, ASM990537v1, whole genome shotgun sequence genome contains a region encoding:
- the LOC141665073 gene encoding uncharacterized protein LOC141665073 — MQLQYPLLFPHGDIGYYCEILLNRSVKHSKRDLEVTESKDPDEKGARVYITMREFYNYKLMIRLSEGLTPHLGGRLWQQYVVDAFTAIKQYRLDWIRDHQTTIRSDLYHNIRDAMQKGDRNPSNIGKAIILPASFTGCKRYMTQYFKDSLAICQTLGHPSLFLTMTTNTNWPEIQRMLKHMLGVDVADAPDVVARVFKMKVDQLIDMIKRKNYFGRCIGGIIFAKYNSNTFFDECGFPIYKRWRTGITINKKGVNLDNRFVVPFNRDLLVHFQCHMNLEIYNNSRSLKYLFKYCLKGHDTATMCLRKTRAGTSVTIPKKAQKGPIDEVKHYLDGRYVCASEASWRIFAFDIHSRWPSVERLPIYLPGEKHVSFKAGDLLEDVCDKHPRPGIWKERKRRDVIGRLSEVHSSSGELLYLRMLLLRKKGSRSFEDLKTINGHIHKPFKEACAALGLLQNDNQWHEAIDENSHTSLPPQLRAMFVNILAYSPISDPLRLWEANWQCMSDDILNIRRHILNDPHLYLSDEDLKNYALAGLYLIIILPE; from the exons ATGCAACTTCAATATCCATTACTTTTCCCTCACGGAGATATTGGATATTACTGTGAGATCCTACTAAATAGATCTGTGAAGCATTCTAAGAGAGACTTAGAAGTTACTGAATCTAAAGATCCTGACGAAAAAGGTGCTAGAGTGTATATTACAATGAGAgagttttataattataaactaATGATACGTCTTTCAGAAG GTTTGACACCGCATCTTGGAGGTCGTTTATGGCAGCAATATGTTGTGGATGCTTTCACTGCAATTAAGCAGTACAGATTGGACTGGATTAGAGACCATCAAACTACTATAAGATCTGATCTCTACCATAATATCAGAGATGCAATGCAAAAGGGAGATAGAAATCCATCCAATATTGGTAAAGCAATCATTCTTCCAGCTTCATTCACCGGATGTAAGCGCTATATGACTCAGTATTTTAAAGACTCATTAGCAATATGTCAAACTTTAGGACATCCTTCATTGTTCCTTACTATGACCACTAATACAAATTGGCCCGAAATTCAGCGCATGTTAAAACATATGCTTGGTGTTGATGTTGCTGATGCACCTGATGTTGTAGCCAGAGTCTTTAAAATGAAGGTTGATCAACTTATAGATATGATTAAAAGGAAAAATTATTTTGGCAGATGTATAGGAGGTATAATTTTCGCTAA GTATAATTCTAATACATTTTTTGATGAGTGTGGATTTCCCATATATAAAAGATGGAGGACTGGAATTACCATTAACAAGAAGGGGGTCAATCTTGATAATCGCTTTGTTGTCCCATTCAATCGCGATCTTTTGGTGCATTTTCAATGTCACATGAATCTGGAGATTTACAATAATTCaagatcattaaagtaccttttcaAATATTGTCTAAAGGGTCATGATACGGCAACAATGTGTTTGAGAAAAACACGTGCAGGTACTTCTGTAACAATCCCAAAAAAAGCACAAAAAGGTCCGATTGATGAGGTAAAACATTATTTGGATGGGAGATATGTTTGCGCGTCAGAAGCATCTTGGAGGATATTTGCTTTTGACATTCATTCCCGTTGGCCATCGGTAGAGAGGTTACCGATATATTTACCAGGCGAGAAGCATGTTTCGTTTAAGGCTGGAGATCTCTTGGAGGATGTTTGTGACAAG CATCCTCGACCTGGTATctggaaagaaaggaaaagaagaGATGTTATTGGGAGACTCTCTGAAGTGCATTCATCAAGTGGTGAACTATTATATCTCCGCATGTTGTTACTTAGGAAGAAAGGTTCCAGGTCTTTTGAAGATCTTAAAACTATTAATGGACATATCCACAAACCATTCAAGGAAGCATGCGCGGCCCTTGGTCTTTTACAAAATGATAACCAATGGCATGAAGCAATTGACGAGAACTCCCACACATCATTGCCTCCACAGTTACGTGCAATGTTTGTCAATATTTTGGCATATAGCCCTATTTCAGATCCACTTAGACTTTGGGAAGCTAATTGGCAATGTATGTCGGACGATATTCTCAACATCAGGCGACATATCCTTAATGATCCTCATCTATACCTATCAGACGAAGATTTGAAGAATTATGCACTTGCTGGTTTATATCTCATTATCATACTACctgaataa
- the LOC141665075 gene encoding uncharacterized protein LOC141665075 — MESAVFNLIEDLDQSTTNWKIKARVTRMWTIVSSENGSVKGYNVILLDDNNNHVHAFAYPNIWNGFKNPVIEGGVYVFDQFSVKDAVGNLKPVQADICIRFSQYTTVTIVEDDGMIPAYKFEFLDLGDLFAEASKYQPQQQHEFAIDVIGVIEDFEPLTKLDTKFGMRDIVKFRICDFRLKEEGYLAKREKYLKAAKSKFVQTFMERMTLKDLNEKLTYDDLKKRIYTTFSVFKVDEDVAWFRIMVLAADDTFSCNVMLMDRAARRIVGTSAAKAYNDFENAPEEGLPRVLKDLVGKEVTVIIQLNKANVTEDSTIFDANNIFDTTIRSPSPSESAHISESSSINFSVNEK; from the exons ATGGAGTCTGCAGTATTCAATCTTATTGAAGACCTTGACCAATCGACTACCAATTGGAAGATTAAGGCTAGAGTAACTAGGATGTGGACCATCGTTAGCTCTGAGAATGGATCAGTCAAAGGATATAATGTCATTCTGCTTGATGATAAT AATAATCACGTCCATGCATTTGCTTATCCCAATATTTGGAATGGATTCAAAAATCCGGTGATTGAAGGAGGCGTTTATGTTTTTGACCAATTTTCTGTGAAAGATGCTGTCGGTAATCTGAAGCCTGTACAAGCTGATATTTGCATCAGATTTTCACAATATACTACGGTCACCATTGTTGAAGACGATGGCATGATTCCTGCCTACAAATTCGAATTTCTGGATTTAGGTGATCTTTTTGCCGAGGCCAGCAAATATCAGCCACAACAACAACATGAATTTGCTATAG ATGTAATTGGAGTTATTGAGGATTTTGAACCTCTAACGAAACTTGACACAAAATTTGGCATGCGAGACATTGTTAAATTCAGGATTTGTGATTTCAG GTTGAAGGAGGAGGGATATTTGGCAAAGAGAGAAAAATATCTTAAGGCGGCAAAATCTAAATTTGTTCAAACCTTTATGGAAAGAATGACATTAAAGGATCTCAATGAAAAGCTGACATATGATGACTTGAAG AAAAGGATATACACCACGTTCTCAGTTTTTAAGGTGGATGAGGATGTAGCATG GTTTCGTATCATGGTCCTTGCCGCAGATGATACATTTTCATGTAATGTTATGCTCATGGACCGAGCTGCTAGAAGGATTGTTGGCACAAGTGCAGCAAAAGCGTATAATGATTTTGAGAAT GCTCCTGAAGAAGGCCTTCCTCGGGTACTTAAAGATTTGGTTGGAAAGGAAGTCACTGTCATTATTCAGTTGAACAAAGCAAATGTAACTGAAGATAGTACCATATTTGATGCAAATAACATATTTGACACGACTATACGGAGTCCAAGTCCATCTGAATCTGCACATATATCAGAATCTTCCTCCATCAACTTTTCCGTTAAT GAGAAGTAA